A genomic stretch from Merismopedia glauca CCAP 1448/3 includes:
- a CDS encoding 2TM domain-containing protein, giving the protein MPPRWPREPDRNDPAYRKLDDRMNFAVHVALFAACNSGLWFFRIFLDANWSWTTWVTGVWLAALFAHGVYIFALANYSLDSHG; this is encoded by the coding sequence ATGCCCCCTCGTTGGCCCCGCGAACCAGACAGAAACGATCCAGCTTATCGGAAGCTGGACGATCGCATGAATTTTGCCGTACACGTAGCACTATTTGCTGCTTGTAACTCAGGATTATGGTTTTTTCGGATTTTCTTAGATGCTAACTGGTCGTGGACTACCTGGGTAACAGGGGTGTGGTTAGCAGCACTATTTGCTCACGGCGTGTACATATTTGCTCTAGCCAATTATTCATTGGATTCTCATGGCTAA
- a CDS encoding DUF3181 family protein, with the protein MAKSNSESIEALAAEIGENIYIDVAKWHLYLRDAHLHTTLAEQIYPLLSSGSVSEAQILSILQGILVKLGGGKKEVPLSELIPMQGQVNLIDLVEDFQRQM; encoded by the coding sequence ATGGCTAAATCTAATAGTGAAAGTATAGAAGCCTTAGCAGCAGAAATTGGGGAAAATATCTACATTGATGTGGCTAAGTGGCATCTTTATCTCAGAGATGCTCATTTACATACCACTTTAGCTGAACAAATTTATCCTTTGCTCAGTAGTGGTTCTGTCTCAGAAGCCCAAATTTTGTCTATCCTCCAAGGTATACTAGTCAAGTTAGGAGGAGGTAAAAAAGAAGTACCCCTCTCAGAGTTAATCCCCATGCAAGGTCAAGTCAATTTAATCGATTTGGTGGAAGATTTTCAGCGCCAAATGTAG
- a CDS encoding CHAT domain-containing protein has protein sequence MARKWPVFQCRISPFLKGVYQKLNRRLGQVLIGGCLGLWLSISLMPVSAQIPSSETEITQLQRESQIYFERGKYEQAARKLEKIIATLTASGTSEQVNLAIAWTNLGNVQLAAGESQTAIKSWGEAIRIYQDLNYQKPIPNLLISQAQAWKKLGLNLQACAAISQGFKFDANYCQSLNITETSIIELISDRPDVDRTTYFTGWRLLADVFQNLGRLSESQIILEKVAQVATDTNPSATFLSLANTLRNRGDLESDRQSLPKFDRLPWRCESTEISEELENKFYQPALTAYQKSASKSQNVGSTLNQVSLLLDLNQTSDAENLLTQINLNNLKLSQDKVYAEINYARSLACIEQLKSQPNWKQVQNTLQKAVQDANSLKFKSNYASPIALSYALGNSGSFYEYLADRNSQSDSLLANKQREEALKLTESALYLAQPSQSPEIAYQWQWQIGRLLASKGDTKAAINNYQAAAKTLEIVRRDLIVTNRDVQFSFRDRVEPLYRELVGLLLTPAPTLPNKLVINQSIQYLQALEIAELENFLQCQLLRPESVTVVDPHAAVIYPIVLKNRIVIILSLPENKLRYYVTTLENHQELETTISQLHDELAEVGAWREILNPSAKLYDWLIKPLQADLQQNPQINTLVFIPDSSLRNIPVGVLYDRENQEYLMQKYAIAVSPGLQLLSPKPLQRGSLKLLAGGISEPLKVGGINFPRLPQVNRELQTISQNFSGELLINQEFTPQKLRQAITANNFSIVHLATHGGFSSDPERTFILTYKNLMRAKDLKALLINNQDAKFNPDLLVLSACNTATGDRRSALGLAGIAVSSGASSTLATLWSVNDVKSAELMIQFYDLLQKNPQLSKAKAMQKAQLKLLETEKDPYYWAPYILVGNWL, from the coding sequence ATGGCAAGAAAATGGCCTGTATTTCAGTGTAGAATATCGCCCTTTTTAAAGGGGGTTTATCAAAAGTTAAATCGCCGCCTCGGACAGGTTTTAATTGGTGGCTGTCTGGGTTTATGGCTAAGTATTAGTTTGATGCCAGTTAGCGCTCAAATTCCTAGCTCAGAAACAGAAATTACTCAGTTACAAAGAGAAAGTCAGATTTATTTCGAGCGGGGTAAATATGAACAAGCGGCTCGAAAACTAGAAAAAATTATTGCTACTTTAACAGCAAGTGGTACTTCAGAACAAGTCAATTTAGCGATTGCTTGGACGAATTTAGGTAATGTTCAACTAGCTGCGGGAGAATCACAAACAGCCATTAAAAGTTGGGGAGAAGCTATTAGGATTTATCAAGATTTAAACTATCAAAAACCTATTCCAAATTTATTAATTTCTCAAGCTCAAGCTTGGAAAAAACTCGGATTAAATCTTCAAGCTTGTGCGGCGATTAGTCAAGGTTTTAAATTCGATGCTAATTATTGTCAAAGTTTAAATATTACGGAAACTTCGATTATAGAATTGATTAGCGATCGCCCCGATGTAGATCGCACTACTTACTTTACTGGTTGGAGATTATTAGCTGATGTCTTTCAGAACTTAGGCAGATTATCAGAATCACAAATTATCTTAGAAAAAGTGGCTCAAGTAGCCACAGATACTAACCCCAGTGCCACATTTCTCAGCTTAGCAAATACTTTAAGAAATCGAGGAGACTTAGAGAGCGATCGCCAATCTTTACCTAAATTTGATCGGCTTCCTTGGCGCTGCGAAAGCACAGAAATATCTGAAGAACTAGAAAATAAATTCTATCAGCCTGCCCTCACAGCTTATCAAAAATCTGCGAGTAAAAGTCAAAATGTTGGTTCTACTTTAAATCAAGTTAGCCTATTACTAGATTTAAATCAAACTTCGGATGCAGAAAATTTATTAACTCAAATAAACTTAAATAACCTCAAACTAAGTCAAGATAAAGTCTATGCCGAAATTAATTATGCTAGAAGTTTAGCTTGTATTGAGCAGTTAAAATCTCAACCCAATTGGAAACAAGTTCAAAACACTTTACAAAAGGCAGTTCAAGACGCTAATAGCTTAAAATTTAAGTCTAATTATGCATCGCCGATCGCATTATCTTATGCTCTCGGTAATTCCGGCAGCTTTTATGAATATTTAGCTGACAGAAACAGTCAATCTGACTCTTTATTAGCGAATAAACAGCGAGAAGAAGCCTTAAAATTAACCGAGTCGGCTTTATATTTAGCTCAACCTAGTCAATCTCCCGAAATAGCTTATCAATGGCAATGGCAAATTGGTAGATTATTAGCAAGTAAAGGCGATACCAAAGCCGCGATTAATAATTATCAAGCTGCTGCTAAAACCTTAGAAATAGTCAGAAGAGATTTAATCGTTACTAATCGCGATGTGCAATTTTCTTTTCGCGATCGCGTTGAACCTTTGTATCGTGAATTAGTTGGATTACTATTAACTCCCGCTCCAACCTTACCAAATAAACTAGTTATCAATCAATCAATTCAATATCTTCAAGCACTAGAAATAGCAGAGTTAGAAAACTTCCTACAATGTCAATTATTAAGACCTGAATCAGTTACTGTAGTCGATCCCCACGCTGCGGTTATTTACCCAATAGTATTAAAAAATAGAATCGTAATTATTTTATCTTTACCGGAAAATAAATTACGTTATTATGTGACTACTCTCGAAAATCACCAAGAATTAGAAACGACAATTAGCCAACTACACGATGAATTAGCTGAAGTTGGAGCCTGGAGAGAAATTCTGAACCCATCCGCTAAACTTTATGATTGGTTGATCAAACCACTCCAAGCAGATTTGCAGCAAAACCCGCAAATTAATACTTTAGTTTTCATCCCTGATAGTTCTTTGCGTAATATTCCAGTTGGGGTTTTATACGATCGAGAAAATCAGGAATATCTAATGCAAAAGTATGCGATCGCGGTTAGTCCTGGACTACAATTACTAAGTCCTAAACCCCTTCAAAGAGGTAGTTTAAAACTCTTAGCTGGTGGTATTAGCGAACCACTTAAGGTGGGAGGAATCAATTTTCCCCGTCTTCCTCAAGTCAACCGTGAATTACAAACCATTAGTCAAAACTTTAGTGGCGAATTGTTAATCAATCAAGAATTTACACCTCAAAAACTACGCCAAGCAATTACTGCTAACAACTTTTCTATAGTTCACTTAGCCACTCACGGTGGGTTTAGTTCAGATCCCGAAAGGACCTTCATTTTGACCTACAAAAACTTAATGAGAGCCAAAGATTTAAAAGCTTTACTCATTAATAATCAAGATGCCAAATTCAACCCAGATTTACTAGTGTTAAGTGCTTGTAATACGGCTACAGGCGATCGCCGTTCAGCGTTAGGATTAGCTGGAATTGCTGTTAGTTCTGGTGCTAGTAGTACTCTGGCTACATTGTGGTCAGTTAATGACGTTAAAAGTGCCGAATTAATGATTCAATTCTACGATCTCTTACAAAAAAATCCGCAATTGAGCAAAGCTAAAGCCATGCAAAAAGCTCAGTTAAAGCTGCTAGAAACGGAGAAAGATCCCTACTATTGGGCACCCTATATTTTAGTGGGAAATTGGTTATAG
- a CDS encoding ShlB/FhaC/HecB family hemolysin secretion/activation protein, which produces MITLSDRSRLYICLNLSLLILIHGVQNALATDNEQILSQLTIPPSPPLNSDSPNLSGEIRVTKFEFQGQTVFSEAELGEIIVPAIQQNISSISDRSFSLSQLLQVATQVADFYSAKGYKTSGAIIVVPEATQKTKQGTVIIKVLEGSLQEIRVSQAPDIKGEGSLDNYVRSRLKVKPNTPLNVDDLLEALQLLQLDPLITNVTAKLSASSTPGQNILDVTYRPAKSLSVSINLDNNRSPSVGTFQRSINLKEGNLSGLGDTFSIGFSNTDGSDRVDLSYQVPINSQNGSLGFSYAYSNNGVVEPPFDDLDLDGNSPDIESQFSNYKLTFRQPVIRQIKNQTFRELGLGVSTEWRETKSFLFNEPFPLSLGADISGQTKLFILHLSQDYTQQNERESLSLLSEFSLGLDAFGSTVTPQTQKGETEIPDGKFFSWRGQAQYVRLLAPDTLLLFRSNLQLANTLVSTEQFSLGGFGTVRGYRQDLLLTDNGFLLSAEARLPIWKNRQGNGVLQVIPFADYGIGWNKSGDTPDPNHLASVGLGLLWRQDNFSARLDWGIPLVNVEGGDRTWQENGLYFSVEYRPF; this is translated from the coding sequence TTGATCACTTTGAGCGATCGCAGTAGATTATATATTTGCCTCAATTTATCACTTCTAATTTTGATTCATGGGGTACAAAATGCTTTAGCAACTGACAATGAGCAGATTCTCAGTCAGCTAACAATTCCGCCGTCACCTCCACTTAATTCTGACTCGCCAAACTTATCAGGTGAAATTAGAGTTACCAAATTTGAATTTCAAGGTCAAACTGTCTTCAGTGAGGCAGAATTAGGCGAGATTATAGTTCCAGCAATTCAGCAAAATATTAGTTCTATCAGCGATCGCAGTTTTAGTCTCAGTCAATTATTGCAAGTTGCGACTCAAGTAGCAGATTTTTACTCAGCTAAAGGCTACAAGACTTCTGGTGCAATTATCGTGGTTCCTGAAGCCACACAAAAGACTAAACAGGGAACGGTAATTATCAAAGTTTTGGAAGGTAGTTTGCAGGAAATTCGAGTTTCCCAAGCACCGGATATTAAAGGTGAAGGAAGTTTAGATAACTATGTGCGATCGCGTTTAAAAGTTAAGCCAAATACACCTTTAAATGTAGACGATCTGTTAGAAGCACTGCAATTACTACAACTAGATCCTCTAATTACTAATGTGACTGCCAAACTATCAGCGAGTAGTACTCCTGGACAAAATATTTTAGATGTAACTTATCGTCCGGCAAAATCCTTAAGTGTGTCAATTAATCTTGATAATAATCGTTCTCCCAGTGTCGGAACTTTTCAAAGATCGATTAATTTAAAAGAAGGTAATTTATCAGGATTAGGAGATACTTTTAGTATCGGTTTTAGTAATACCGATGGCAGCGATCGCGTCGATCTAAGTTATCAAGTTCCCATCAATTCTCAAAACGGTTCTCTAGGATTTAGTTATGCTTACAGTAATAATGGTGTAGTCGAACCTCCGTTTGACGATCTAGATTTAGATGGCAATAGTCCAGATATTGAATCCCAATTTAGCAATTATAAATTAACTTTTAGACAGCCAGTTATCCGCCAAATAAAAAATCAAACTTTTAGGGAATTAGGACTGGGAGTTAGTACCGAGTGGCGGGAAACTAAATCGTTTTTATTTAACGAACCTTTTCCCCTTTCATTAGGTGCAGATATCTCTGGACAAACTAAACTTTTTATCTTACATCTGTCTCAAGATTATACTCAACAAAATGAGCGAGAAAGCTTATCATTACTATCTGAATTTAGTTTAGGATTAGACGCCTTTGGTTCCACAGTTACTCCTCAAACCCAGAAGGGGGAAACAGAAATTCCTGATGGTAAATTTTTCTCTTGGCGAGGTCAAGCGCAATATGTCAGACTATTAGCACCAGATACTCTACTATTATTCCGCAGTAATTTACAATTAGCTAATACCTTAGTTTCTACAGAACAATTCTCTTTAGGTGGCTTCGGAACAGTGCGGGGATACCGTCAAGATTTATTATTAACAGATAATGGCTTTTTATTATCAGCAGAAGCTAGATTACCAATTTGGAAAAATCGTCAAGGTAATGGAGTTCTACAAGTAATTCCTTTTGCCGATTATGGCATAGGATGGAATAAAAGTGGCGATACACCAGATCCCAATCATTTAGCAAGTGTTGGATTGGGATTACTATGGCGACAAGACAATTTTAGCGCTAGATTAGATTGGGGTATACCCTTAGTTAATGTGGAAGGGGGAGATAGAACATGGCAAGAAAATGGCCTGTATTTCAGTGTAGAATATCGCCCTTTTTAA
- a CDS encoding MlaE family lipid ABC transporter permease subunit yields the protein MSESTSTSGIGLWLQRLLAAILLSGQVTVHLLRGKIHGRNTSEQMAMVGPGSVGIAMLTAVTVGMVFTIQVAREFISFGLGKTVGGVLALTLTRELAPVLTAVIVAGRVGSAFAAEIGTMRVTEQIDALYILKTDPIDYLVIPRLIACCLMLPLLTVFSIITGMAGGTLVAQTLYGIPATAFIDSARNLLTVWDVISAAIKAFCFGALIAAIGCSWGLTTTGGAKGVGQSTTTAVVTALLAIFISNFFLSWVMFQGTGSALSRGF from the coding sequence GTGAGTGAGAGTACTTCTACTTCAGGTATTGGTCTGTGGTTGCAGCGCCTGCTAGCGGCAATCTTATTAAGCGGACAAGTGACGGTACACCTATTGCGAGGCAAAATTCATGGTCGCAATACCTCAGAACAAATGGCGATGGTTGGCCCTGGCTCGGTGGGGATAGCGATGCTCACCGCCGTAACGGTGGGTATGGTATTTACAATCCAAGTGGCGCGAGAATTTATTAGTTTTGGTCTTGGTAAAACTGTTGGTGGAGTCTTAGCTTTGACTTTGACGAGAGAGCTAGCACCTGTATTGACGGCTGTTATTGTGGCTGGACGGGTGGGTTCGGCTTTTGCGGCTGAAATTGGCACAATGCGAGTGACTGAGCAAATTGATGCTCTTTACATCCTAAAAACCGACCCGATTGACTATCTAGTTATTCCTAGGTTGATTGCTTGCTGCTTGATGCTACCCCTACTGACGGTGTTTTCCATTATCACCGGAATGGCTGGAGGGACACTTGTGGCTCAAACTCTTTATGGAATTCCCGCGACTGCATTTATTGATTCTGCTCGTAACTTACTAACTGTCTGGGATGTCATTAGTGCTGCAATCAAAGCTTTTTGTTTTGGAGCCTTAATTGCAGCAATTGGTTGCAGTTGGGGTTTAACTACCACTGGTGGCGCTAAAGGGGTAGGACAATCTACGACTACGGCTGTAGTTACAGCACTCCTCGCTATCTTCATTTCTAATTTTTTCTTATCCTGGGTGATGTTCCAAGGGACTGGAAGTGCTTTATCGAGAGGATTTTAA
- a CDS encoding serine hydrolase, producing MKLHWFTLSLMTVVALSSPVKANTSTSLEIEPSTDAIADVRSGNNNADGDYLYNVPDVQEIKVNPPETQLNYPTPAFNPTTPAYSLNQVVRLGKEMSPVNAEIRSLMNRYKFLSAGMFFVDLQTGEYIDINGDRAFSAASTIKFPILMALFQEIEAGRVSLSEPLVMRRGLMVGGSGNMSNKPAGTKFTVSDTVNKMMIISDNTATNMIIERLGGKNVLNQRFRSWGLQSTVIRNWLVDEKGTNTTSAKDLVQLSALLANNKLVSDRSRLMVMDIMRQCHNRSMLPAGLGSGAVIAHKTGTLRFVLGDAGIIQTPSGKTYLAGIMVRRPNHDRRATSFIRQVSQLVYNYQEGTHFTNLPPVEPVDEELGN from the coding sequence ATGAAATTACACTGGTTTACCCTCAGCTTGATGACTGTTGTAGCGCTATCCTCTCCAGTCAAAGCCAATACCTCTACATCTCTAGAAATAGAACCATCAACCGACGCGATCGCCGACGTTAGATCTGGCAATAACAATGCAGATGGCGATTACTTGTATAACGTTCCTGATGTTCAAGAAATTAAAGTTAATCCGCCAGAAACTCAACTAAACTACCCCACACCAGCTTTTAACCCCACTACTCCAGCATATTCTTTGAATCAAGTGGTGCGTTTGGGGAAAGAAATGTCACCTGTCAATGCAGAAATTCGTTCCCTGATGAATCGCTACAAGTTTTTATCAGCAGGAATGTTTTTCGTAGATTTGCAAACTGGTGAATATATAGATATCAACGGCGATCGCGCATTTTCCGCCGCAAGTACGATTAAGTTCCCTATTTTGATGGCTTTATTTCAAGAAATAGAAGCTGGAAGAGTCAGTCTCAGTGAACCTTTAGTCATGCGACGAGGTTTAATGGTGGGTGGTTCGGGAAATATGAGCAATAAACCCGCCGGAACTAAGTTTACTGTGTCAGACACGGTGAATAAGATGATGATTATTAGCGATAATACCGCTACTAATATGATTATCGAACGCTTAGGTGGCAAAAACGTTTTAAACCAGCGTTTTCGCAGTTGGGGACTGCAAAGTACAGTCATTCGCAACTGGTTAGTAGATGAAAAAGGTACAAATACCACTAGTGCCAAAGATTTAGTTCAATTATCGGCTCTACTAGCTAATAATAAACTCGTCAGCGATCGCTCTCGGTTGATGGTCATGGATATTATGCGTCAATGCCATAATCGGAGTATGTTACCTGCTGGTTTAGGTTCAGGAGCAGTAATAGCCCACAAAACTGGAACTTTACGCTTTGTTTTGGGAGATGCAGGCATTATTCAAACCCCCAGTGGTAAAACCTATTTAGCAGGTATTATGGTCAGAAGACCAAACCACGATCGCAGAGCCACTAGCTTCATTCGTCAAGTTTCCCAGTTAGTCTACAACTACCAAGAAGGTACGCATTTTACTAACTTACCTCCAGTAGAACCAGTTGACGAAGAATTGGGGAATTGA
- a CDS encoding L-threonylcarbamoyladenylate synthase, giving the protein MATVYSLHPDNPQKRDIDKIVDALQKGAVMLYPTDTVYAIGCDINVKSAVEKVRRLKQLSNDKPLTFLCSSLSNISQYALVSDRAYRFMKHLIPGPYTFVLPATKLVPKLVQNPKRKTTGIRVPDSTFCSVLLEALGNPIISASAHILDENGSSPTFGLEKAKLFDCFDKLVDLIIDDDSEPGEEGSTIVDLTDSEPVVVREGLGWEEVSSWLTGVGSRE; this is encoded by the coding sequence ATGGCTACGGTTTACAGTTTGCATCCAGATAATCCGCAAAAACGGGACATAGATAAGATAGTTGATGCTCTGCAAAAAGGAGCAGTTATGTTATATCCCACCGATACAGTATACGCGATTGGTTGCGATATTAACGTCAAATCAGCAGTTGAGAAGGTTAGGCGACTCAAGCAACTTTCTAATGATAAACCCCTGACGTTTTTGTGTTCTTCTTTGTCTAATATCTCTCAATATGCATTGGTGAGCGATCGCGCCTATCGTTTCATGAAGCATTTGATTCCAGGACCTTATACTTTCGTCTTACCTGCCACTAAACTTGTTCCGAAACTAGTCCAAAACCCGAAACGCAAAACCACAGGGATTCGAGTTCCAGATTCCACTTTCTGCTCGGTTTTACTAGAGGCTTTGGGTAATCCGATTATTTCGGCTTCTGCTCACATTCTAGACGAAAATGGTTCTAGCCCCACTTTTGGGTTAGAAAAAGCTAAACTCTTCGACTGCTTCGACAAGCTAGTCGATCTAATTATTGATGATGATTCTGAACCAGGGGAGGAAGGTTCAACCATTGTCGATTTAACCGACTCAGAACCAGTTGTAGTCAGAGAAGGTTTGGGATGGGAAGAAGTCAGTTCTTGGCTAACGGGAGTAGGGAGTAGGGAGTAG